From a single Candoia aspera isolate rCanAsp1 chromosome 2, rCanAsp1.hap2, whole genome shotgun sequence genomic region:
- the LOC134492164 gene encoding zinc finger protein 268-like isoform X2, giving the protein MKHQRIHTGQKPYKCPDCGKTFSQNSKLVIHQRTHTGEKPYKCLDCGKDFSRNSDLVMHHRTHTGEKPYECLDCGKSFSQNSNLVIHQRTHTGEKPYECLDCGKDFSRNSDLVMHHRTHTGEKPYECLECGKSFSWKSNLVRHQRTHTGEKPYECLDCGKSFSRKSEMVKHQRSHRGEKPYECPDCGKSFCLKSDLVIHQRTHTGEKPYECLDCGKSFSQNSHLVVHQRTHTGEKPYQCTDCGKTFSGNSGLVIHQRTHTGEKPYQCTDCGKCFRRKSDLVQHQRTHTGEKLYECLECGKSFSRNSHLVIHQRTHTGEKPYQCLDCGKRFSVNSDLVIHQRTHTGEKPYECPDCGKSFSRNSHLVKHRRTHTGEKLYGCPDCGKSFSQNSSLVILQRTHTGEKPYECLECGKSFCFKSNLVIHQRTHTGEKPYECPDCGKSFSQNSSLVKHQRTHTGEKPYECPDCGKSFSQNCHLVIHQRTHTGEKPYECPDCGKDFSRNSDLVMHQRTHTGEKPYECSDCGKDFSRSSDLVVHQRTHTGEKPYECPDCGKDFSVRSSLINHVGLHIGEKPFKCPDCGRCFTNNSYLSRHKKMHMRQKMLGVEKA; this is encoded by the exons AtgaaacaccagaggattcacacaggacaGAAACCGTATAAGTgcccagattgtgggaaaaccttcagtcagaattccaaacttgtaatacaccagaggactcacacaggagagaaaccgtataagtgtctagattgtgggaaagatttcagtcGGAATTCTGATCTTGTGATGCACCACAGGacacacacaggagagaaaccgtatgagtgtctggattgtgggaaaagtttcagtcagaattccaaccttgtgatacaccagaggactcacacaggagagaaaccatatgagtgtctggattgtgggaaagatttcagtcGGAATTCTGATCTTGTGATGCACCACAGGacacacacaggagagaaaccgtatgagtgtctggaatgtgggaaaagtttcagttggaagtccAACCttgtgagacaccagaggactcacacaggagagaaaccatatgagtgtctggattgtgggaaaagtttcagtcggaaatcGGAAATGGTAAAACACCAGAGGAGTCAcagaggagagaaaccgtatgagtgcccggattgtgggaaaagtttctgtTTGAAGTCCGACCTGGTGatacatcagaggactcacacaggagagaaaccatatgagtgtctggattgtgggaaaa gtttcagtcagaattcccacctggtggtacaccagaggactcatacaggagagaaaccatatcagtGTACAGATTGCGGGAAAACTTTCAGTGGGAATTCTGgactggtgatacaccagagaactcacacaggagagaaaccatatcagtGTACAGATTGCGGGAAATGTTTCAGGCGGAAATCTGATCTGGtgcaacaccagaggactcacacaggagagaaactgtatgagtgtctggaatgtgggaaaagtttcagtcggaattcccacctggtgattcaccagaggactcacacaggagagaaaccgtatcagtgtctggattgtgggaaacgtttcagtGTGAATTctgacctggtgatacaccagaggactcacacaggagagaaaccgtatgaatgtccggattgtgggaaaagtttcagtcggaattcccacctggtgaaacACCGGAGGactcatacaggagagaaacTTTACGgatgtccagattgtgggaaaagtttcagtcagaattccagcctggtcatactccagaggactcacacaggagagaaaccgtatgagtgtctggaatgtgggaaaagtttctgtTTTAAGTCCAATCTGGTAatacatcagaggactcacacaggagagaaaccctatgaaTGTCCAGactgtgggaagagtttcagtcagaattccagcctggtgaaacaccagagaactcacacaggggagaaaccgtatgagtgtccagattgtggaaaaagtttcagtcagaattgtcacctggtgatacaccagaggactcacacaggagagaaaccgtatgagtgtccggattgtgggaaagatttcagtcggaattccgatctggtgatgcaccagaggactcacacaggagagaaaccatatgagtgttcggattgtgggaaagatttcagtcGGAGTTCTGATCTGGTGGTGCACCAgagaactcacacaggagagaaaccgtatgaatgtccggattgtgggaaagatttcagtgttaggtctagccttataaatcatgtaggtttacacataggagagaaaccattcaaatgcccagactgtggaAGGTGCTTCACAAACAATTCCTATCTTAGCAGACACAAGAAAATGCACATGAGGCAGAAGATGCTAGGTGTAGAGAAGGCTTGA
- the LOC134492164 gene encoding zinc finger protein 850-like isoform X3 produces MHESTHTGEEAYQCPRSSKSFSKNITLMKHQRIHTGQKPYKCPDCGKTFSQNSKLVIHQRTHTGEKPYKCLDCGKDFSRNSDLVMHHRTHTGEKPYECLDCGKSFSQNSNLVIHQRTHTGEKPYECLDCGKDFSRNSDLVMHHRTHTGEKPYECLECGKSFSWKSNLVRHQRTHTGEKPYECLDCGKSFSRKSEMVKHQRSHRGEKPYECPDCGKSFCLKSDLVIHQRTHTGEKPYECLDCGKSFSRKSEMVKHQRTHTGEKPYVCLECGKRFIQNSHLVIHQRTHTGEKPYVCLDCGKGFSQNSHLVVHQRTHTGEKPYQCTDCGKTFSGNSGLVIHQRTHTGEKPYQCTDCGKCFSRNSHLVIHQRTHTGEKPYQCLDCGKRFSVNSDLVIHQRTHTGEKPYECPDCGKSFSRNSHLVKHRRTHTGEKLYGCPDCGKSFSQNSSLVILQRTHTGEKPYECLECGKSFCFKSNLVIHQRTHTGEKPYECPDCGKSFSQNSSLVKHQRTHTGEKPYECPDCGKSFSQNCHLVIHQRTHTGEKPYECPDCGKDFSRNSDLVMHQRTHTGEKPYECSDCGKDFSRSSDLVVHQRTHTGEKPYECPDCGKDFSVRSSLINHVGLHIGEKPFKCPDCGRCFTNNSYLSRHKKMHMRQKMLGVEKA; encoded by the exons ATGCATGAGAGCACTCACACTGGCGAGGAGGCCTACCAGTGTCCTCGAAGCAGCAAAAGCTTTAGCAAGAACATCACCCTGAtgaaacaccagaggattcacacaggacaGAAACCGTATAAGTgcccagattgtgggaaaaccttcagtcagaattccaaacttgtaatacaccagaggactcacacaggagagaaaccgtataagtgtctagattgtgggaaagatttcagtcGGAATTCTGATCTTGTGATGCACCACAGGacacacacaggagagaaaccgtatgagtgtctggattgtgggaaaagtttcagtcagaattccaaccttgtgatacaccagaggactcacacaggagagaaaccatatgagtgtctggattgtgggaaagatttcagtcGGAATTCTGATCTTGTGATGCACCACAGGacacacacaggagagaaaccgtatgagtgtctggaatgtgggaaaagtttcagttggaagtccAACCttgtgagacaccagaggactcacacaggagagaaaccatatgagtgtctggattgtgggaaaagtttcagtcggaaatcGGAAATGGTAAAACACCAGAGGAGTCAcagaggagagaaaccgtatgagtgcccggattgtgggaaaagtttctgtTTGAAGTCCGACCTGGTGatacatcagaggactcacacaggagagaaaccatatgagtgtctggattgtgggaaaagtttcagtcggaagtCTGAAATGGtaaaacaccagaggactcacacaggagagaaaccatatgtgTGCCTGGAGTGTGGGAAACGTTTTattcagaattcccacctggtgatacaccagaggactcacacaggagagaaaccgtatgtttgtctggattgtgggaaaggtttcagtcagaattcccacctggtggtacaccagaggactcatacaggagagaaaccatatcagtGTACAGATTGCGGGAAAACTTTCAGTGGGAATTCTGgactggtgatacaccagagaactcacacaggagagaaaccatatcagtGTACAGATTGCGGGAAATGTTTCAG tcggaattcccacctggtgattcaccagaggactcacacaggagagaaaccgtatcagtgtctggattgtgggaaacgtttcagtGTGAATTctgacctggtgatacaccagaggactcacacaggagagaaaccgtatgaatgtccggattgtgggaaaagtttcagtcggaattcccacctggtgaaacACCGGAGGactcatacaggagagaaacTTTACGgatgtccagattgtgggaaaagtttcagtcagaattccagcctggtcatactccagaggactcacacaggagagaaaccgtatgagtgtctggaatgtgggaaaagtttctgtTTTAAGTCCAATCTGGTAatacatcagaggactcacacaggagagaaaccctatgaaTGTCCAGactgtgggaagagtttcagtcagaattccagcctggtgaaacaccagagaactcacacaggggagaaaccgtatgagtgtccagattgtggaaaaagtttcagtcagaattgtcacctggtgatacaccagaggactcacacaggagagaaaccgtatgagtgtccggattgtgggaaagatttcagtcggaattccgatctggtgatgcaccagaggactcacacaggagagaaaccatatgagtgttcggattgtgggaaagatttcagtcGGAGTTCTGATCTGGTGGTGCACCAgagaactcacacaggagagaaaccgtatgaatgtccggattgtgggaaagatttcagtgttaggtctagccttataaatcatgtaggtttacacataggagagaaaccattcaaatgcccagactgtggaAGGTGCTTCACAAACAATTCCTATCTTAGCAGACACAAGAAAATGCACATGAGGCAGAAGATGCTAGGTGTAGAGAAGGCTTGA
- the LOC134492164 gene encoding zinc finger protein 268-like isoform X4, which produces MHESTHTGEEAYQCPRSSKSFSKNITLMKHQRIHTGQKPYKCPDCGKTFSQNSKLVIHQRTHTGEKPYKCLDCGKDFSRNSDLVMHHRTHTGEKPYECLDCGKSFSQNSNLVIHQRTHTGEKPYECLDCGKDFSRNSDLVMHHRTHTGEKPYECLECGKSFSWKSNLVRHQRTHTGEKPYECLDCGKSFSRKSEMVKHQRSHRGEKPYECPDCGKSFCLKSDLVIHQRTHTGEKPYECLDCGKSFSRKSEMVKHQRTHTGEKPYVCLECGKRFSQNSHLVVHQRTHTGEKPYQCTDCGKTFSGNSGLVIHQRTHTGEKPYQCTDCGKCFRRKSDLVQHQRTHTGEKLYECLECGKSFSRNSHLVIHQRTHTGEKPYQCLDCGKRFSVNSDLVIHQRTHTGEKPYECPDCGKSFSRNSHLVKHRRTHTGEKLYGCPDCGKSFSQNSSLVILQRTHTGEKPYECLECGKSFCFKSNLVIHQRTHTGEKPYECPDCGKSFSQNSSLVKHQRTHTGEKPYECPDCGKSFSQNCHLVIHQRTHTGEKPYECPDCGKDFSRNSDLVMHQRTHTGEKPYECSDCGKDFSRSSDLVVHQRTHTGEKPYECPDCGKDFSVRSSLINHVGLHIGEKPFKCPDCGRCFTNNSYLSRHKKMHMRQKMLGVEKA; this is translated from the exons ATGCATGAGAGCACTCACACTGGCGAGGAGGCCTACCAGTGTCCTCGAAGCAGCAAAAGCTTTAGCAAGAACATCACCCTGAtgaaacaccagaggattcacacaggacaGAAACCGTATAAGTgcccagattgtgggaaaaccttcagtcagaattccaaacttgtaatacaccagaggactcacacaggagagaaaccgtataagtgtctagattgtgggaaagatttcagtcGGAATTCTGATCTTGTGATGCACCACAGGacacacacaggagagaaaccgtatgagtgtctggattgtgggaaaagtttcagtcagaattccaaccttgtgatacaccagaggactcacacaggagagaaaccatatgagtgtctggattgtgggaaagatttcagtcGGAATTCTGATCTTGTGATGCACCACAGGacacacacaggagagaaaccgtatgagtgtctggaatgtgggaaaagtttcagttggaagtccAACCttgtgagacaccagaggactcacacaggagagaaaccatatgagtgtctggattgtgggaaaagtttcagtcggaaatcGGAAATGGTAAAACACCAGAGGAGTCAcagaggagagaaaccgtatgagtgcccggattgtgggaaaagtttctgtTTGAAGTCCGACCTGGTGatacatcagaggactcacacaggagagaaaccatatgagtgtctggattgtgggaaaagtttcagtcggaagtCTGAAATGGtaaaacaccagaggactcacacaggagagaaaccatatgtgTGCCTGGAGTGTGGGAAAC gtttcagtcagaattcccacctggtggtacaccagaggactcatacaggagagaaaccatatcagtGTACAGATTGCGGGAAAACTTTCAGTGGGAATTCTGgactggtgatacaccagagaactcacacaggagagaaaccatatcagtGTACAGATTGCGGGAAATGTTTCAGGCGGAAATCTGATCTGGtgcaacaccagaggactcacacaggagagaaactgtatgagtgtctggaatgtgggaaaagtttcagtcggaattcccacctggtgattcaccagaggactcacacaggagagaaaccgtatcagtgtctggattgtgggaaacgtttcagtGTGAATTctgacctggtgatacaccagaggactcacacaggagagaaaccgtatgaatgtccggattgtgggaaaagtttcagtcggaattcccacctggtgaaacACCGGAGGactcatacaggagagaaacTTTACGgatgtccagattgtgggaaaagtttcagtcagaattccagcctggtcatactccagaggactcacacaggagagaaaccgtatgagtgtctggaatgtgggaaaagtttctgtTTTAAGTCCAATCTGGTAatacatcagaggactcacacaggagagaaaccctatgaaTGTCCAGactgtgggaagagtttcagtcagaattccagcctggtgaaacaccagagaactcacacaggggagaaaccgtatgagtgtccagattgtggaaaaagtttcagtcagaattgtcacctggtgatacaccagaggactcacacaggagagaaaccgtatgagtgtccggattgtgggaaagatttcagtcggaattccgatctggtgatgcaccagaggactcacacaggagagaaaccatatgagtgttcggattgtgggaaagatttcagtcGGAGTTCTGATCTGGTGGTGCACCAgagaactcacacaggagagaaaccgtatgaatgtccggattgtgggaaagatttcagtgttaggtctagccttataaatcatgtaggtttacacataggagagaaaccattcaaatgcccagactgtggaAGGTGCTTCACAAACAATTCCTATCTTAGCAGACACAAGAAAATGCACATGAGGCAGAAGATGCTAGGTGTAGAGAAGGCTTGA
- the LOC134492164 gene encoding zinc finger protein 436-like isoform X1 codes for MHESTHTGEEAYQCPRSSKSFSKNITLMKHQRIHTGQKPYKCPDCGKTFSQNSKLVIHQRTHTGEKPYKCLDCGKDFSRNSDLVMHHRTHTGEKPYECLDCGKSFSQNSNLVIHQRTHTGEKPYECLDCGKDFSRNSDLVMHHRTHTGEKPYECLECGKSFSWKSNLVRHQRTHTGEKPYECLDCGKSFSRKSEMVKHQRSHRGEKPYECPDCGKSFCLKSDLVIHQRTHTGEKPYECLDCGKSFSRKSEMVKHQRTHTGEKPYVCLECGKLLVRIPAW; via the coding sequence ATGCATGAGAGCACTCACACTGGCGAGGAGGCCTACCAGTGTCCTCGAAGCAGCAAAAGCTTTAGCAAGAACATCACCCTGAtgaaacaccagaggattcacacaggacaGAAACCGTATAAGTgcccagattgtgggaaaaccttcagtcagaattccaaacttgtaatacaccagaggactcacacaggagagaaaccgtataagtgtctagattgtgggaaagatttcagtcGGAATTCTGATCTTGTGATGCACCACAGGacacacacaggagagaaaccgtatgagtgtctggattgtgggaaaagtttcagtcagaattccaaccttgtgatacaccagaggactcacacaggagagaaaccatatgagtgtctggattgtgggaaagatttcagtcGGAATTCTGATCTTGTGATGCACCACAGGacacacacaggagagaaaccgtatgagtgtctggaatgtgggaaaagtttcagttggaagtccAACCttgtgagacaccagaggactcacacaggagagaaaccatatgagtgtctggattgtgggaaaagtttcagtcggaaatcGGAAATGGTAAAACACCAGAGGAGTCAcagaggagagaaaccgtatgagtgcccggattgtgggaaaagtttctgtTTGAAGTCCGACCTGGTGatacatcagaggactcacacaggagagaaaccatatgagtgtctggattgtgggaaaagtttcagtcggaagtCTGAAATGGtaaaacaccagaggactcacacaggagagaaaccatatgtgTGCCTGGAGTGTGGGAAAC
- the LOC134492087 gene encoding zinc finger protein 268-like, whose amino-acid sequence MHENTHTSKDAYQRSQFAILVNHKRTHTREKPYECPDCGKSFSWKSKLLRHQETHTGQKPYECPDCGKSFSQNSHLVIHQSTHTGEKPYECLDCGKSFSQNSNLVIHQRTHTGEKPYECPDCGKNFIQSSQLVRHQRTHTGEKPYECPDCGKSFGWKSNLMIHQRTHTGEKPYECPDCGKSFSRKSEMVKHQRTHTGEKPYECPDCGKSFCFKSNLVIHQRTHTGEKPYECLDCGKSFCLKSNLLKHQRTHTGEKPYECSDCGKSFRRKSDLVQHQRTHTGEKPYECPDCGKSFSRNSHLVIHQRTHTGEKPYECLDCGKRFSVNSDLVIHQRTHTGEKPYVCLDCGRGFCVKSNLVIHRRTHTGEKPYECLDCGKSFSRKYELVVHQRTHTGEKPYECPDCGKSFSVNSHLVKHQRTHTEEKPYECLDCGTGFKRNSHLVIHQRTYTGKKRYECLECGKSFCFKSNLVIHQRTHTGEKPYECPDCGKSFSQNSSLVKHQRTHTGEKPYECPDCGKSFSQNSNLVIHQRIHTGEKPYECPDCGKSFSRNSDLVMHQRTHTGEKPYECPDCGKDFSRNSDLVMHQRTHTGEKPYECPDCGKDFIARSSLINHVGLHIGEKPFKCPDCGRCFTNNSYLSRHKKMHMREKMLGVEKA is encoded by the coding sequence ATGCATGAGAACACCCATACCAGCAAGGACGCCTACCAGCGTTCTCAATTTGCCATCCTGGTGAATCACAAGAGGACTCACACGagggagaaaccgtatgagtgtccggattgtgggaaaagtttcagttggaagtccAAACTGCTGAGACACCAGGAGACACACACAGGacagaaaccgtatgagtgtccggattgtgggaaaagtttcagtcagaattcccacctggtgatacaccagagtactcacacaggagagaaaccgtatgagtgtctggattgtgggaaaagtttcagtcagaattccaaccttgtgatacaccagaggactcacacaggagagaaaccgtatgagtgtccggattgtgggaaaaattTCATTCAGAGTTCCCagctggtgagacaccagaggactcacacaggagagaaaccgtatgagtgtccggattgtgggaaaagttttggTTGGAAGTCCAATCTcatgatacaccagaggactcacacaggagagaaaccatatgagtgtccagattgtgggaaaagtttcagtcggaagtCTGAaatggtgaaacaccagaggactcacacaggagagaaaccgtatgagtgtccggattgtgggaaaagtttttgttttaagtCCAATCTGGTGATACATCAgagaactcacacaggagagaaaccatatgagtgtctggattgtgggaaaagtttctgtTTGAAGTCCAACCTGTTAAAACACCAGAGGacacacacaggagagaaaccatatgagtgttctgattgtgggaaaagtttcaggcGGAAATCTGATCTAGTACAACATCAGAGGacacacacaggagagaaaccatatgagtgtccagattgtgggaaaagtttcagtcggaattcccacctggtgatacaccagaggactcacacaggagagaaaccatatgagtgtctggattgtgggaaacgttTTAGTGTGAATTccgacctggtgatacaccagaggactcacacaggagagaaaccgtatgtgtgtctggattgtgggagaGGTTTCTGTGTGAAGTCCAACCTGGTGATACAtcggaggactcacacaggagagaaaccatatgagtgtctggattgtgggaaaagtttcagtcggaaataTGAACTGGTGgttcaccagaggactcacacaggagagaaaccgtatgaatgtccggattgtgggaaaagtttcagtgtgaattcccacctggtgaaacaccagaggactcacactgaAGAGAAGCCATATgaatgtctggattgtgggacAGGTTTCAagcggaattcccacctggtgatacaccagaggacttaCACAGGAAAGAAACGGTATGAGTGTCTggaatgtgggaaaagtttctgttttaagtccaacctggtgatacatcagaggactcacacaggagagaaaccatatgagtgtccggattgtgggaagagtttcagtcagaattccagcctggtgaaacaccagaggactcacacaggagagaaaccgtatgagtgtccagattgtgggaaaagtttcagtcagaattccaaccttgtgatacaccagaggattcacacaggagagaaaccgtatgagtgtccggattgtgggaaaagtttcagtcggaattccgaTCTGGTGATGCACcaaaggactcacacaggagagaaaccgtatgagtgtccggattgtgggaaagatttcagtcGGAATTCGGATCTGGTGATGCACcaaaggactcacacaggagagaaaccatatgagtgtccggattgtgggaaggaTTTCATTGCTAGATCtagccttataaatcatgtaggtttacacataggagagaagccattcaaatgcccagactgtggacggTGCTTCACAAACAATTCCTACCTTAGCAGACACAAGAAAATGCACATGAGGGAGAAGATGCTAGGTGTAGAGAAGGCTTGA